One Callospermophilus lateralis isolate mCalLat2 chromosome 13, mCalLat2.hap1, whole genome shotgun sequence genomic window, AATGGTAGAATCTACAGGATGACAATTGACAAGCCAtgttgtttcatccattgacgtaTCTTCTTCCTTTGAGTCTCTGAGAGGAGCAACTTTGTCTTCTCATCCTGCCCTAGGCACTTAAAATGTTCGCACATTATCCAAGTCTGTAAATGCTGAATGAATTATTCTTTCAAGAGTTGATCTTTAATCTTCTGGgatttgtttgtttctctgtcatttaTAAAGCCTAATTTGCATTTCCTGAATAAGTAGATTATTGAGACTGTCGGCAAGCAGAACAGTGGGGTTTGGCAGAAATTTCCTCAATGGATGGTTTTCCTTATCTCCACACACTTCTGGATTCCACGGAGGCTTTAATGGTAGGGCTCACCACTCACAAAGTAGTCTTAACGAGGTAAGGGAACAAGGCTGCCCACATTTGCCTTCCCAttttcttcattccttttttgCCATTTTCTTCTGTTCTGGATTCAGACTTCCTAATAATTGGAGAAGGGCTTTTGTGCTCATTCCAAATCATAATATTGACTTAGCACGAGAAATCACTGGATGATCCCAAACCCCATGCAATCCGTCTCCCTGGGGTAAGGCACATGGAGGGCCAAGCTATACTTGACTCTCTCCTCTAGGCTTAGTTGTCTCATGAACAAGGCCCTGTCCTATCCTTAACATCTAGTAGCAGAAGTAGGAAGGGAcaggagagaaagaggaggaaaacAAAGATGCACTCCAATGAACTGGAGAGGCAAGTGGTTTGCCTCGAGGCTTACAATCTTGGAGACATCTCTCTCAGACACTCACCAGTGTTGCTCATGTTGCCTCGCTTTTCCTGCCACTGTGATTGGTTAGAAACAGAATTAGCCTGTAGTCAACAGCAACCCACCCCTTGTGAACACACAGTGACACTTCTGAGGAGTTCCAGATTCCATTGGCGGGGGCCTACTTATATCTGATGGAGACCACCATCTGAAGGTAAGTTTTTTTCTTACTTGATTTTCCTGATTCCTTTGAATGTACCAGAGTCATCCTGGACTTGGTCCATGCTCTTTTGTGTGCATTGACAGTGTGTGTGTCCAAGCCCTCTTCAGTAATCCATCCTTTCCTACCTTATGGTGATATTTTTGCCTGACTCACTTCAGTTCCCACGGACCTATAAACTGTTATACTAGAGGTAATTGTAATAAGGAATGTCTCCTGGATGTTCTGCACCCTTAAGACAACTTTCAAAGGActtgaccttctttgtctctaaAAGGTTTTGAGGCAGATGCTTGATCTTTTCATCCACTCTTTGTTTCTCTGGTCCTCTTCTGATAAAAGTGAAAAGACCATCAGCCCTATAAACCCTAATAATTTAggcagaaactttttttttctcccaaacttTTGAGAATGGAGTTGTTCAAGGTTAGACTTATGAGAGGACTTAAAGAACTCTAAAGTTCTAGAATTGTTGGGAAGCTTATATAATGTTTAAATCCTTGTTCCATGGCGGGGGGAGGGTTGAATAAGATTTTGGAAGTTGAAAGGAATGTTAATAATGAATTGCCAATAAAACATTACTTACATTTGAAAAgttattatattttctttagtaTATATAAAGATCAGATACTGTTAAGTTATTTCAAAAATGAGAAGAGATTCTTCTTGATGTTTTACTTGTTGCAGATGGGCTCATAGTCTACGGTATTTCTTCAATCTATTATCACCTTATCCATTAGTCATTGTAACACAAAGATCTTGAGGGAGTTCAGAGTAAAGCTCTGGTGGTTCTTAATATCAGCTTATTTCTTGGAATATCATCTCCTTTTGGAAAAGGCTCTCAcaacctcagcaaaagaaatagagTTGTGGTCTCTTCCAAAATGAATGGCGCACACACAGTAGCGATATGTACTGGTATTCTGTGAGGTGTTGTGCTCTCAGGCTGGTCTTCAGTTAAGCTGTGTGAAGCTACTCTCCAGCCCTAAGTGCTGCCCACCACCTTCCCTACAGCTCAAAAAGGCTGACTGTTGGGGACATTAACAACCAAATGATGGTCACACCAACAATGGTAAGGATGAGAAGAGGCTTGAAGTACATTATGAATGCATGTCCCCGTGACATTTTTAGGACCTTCTAGTTCCCAAAAGAAGGGCACCAGAAGTCTCCCAAACTTGTGTGATAATAAGAATTATGGGGGCACTTGTTAAAAACATAAATCACCAGGTCCTTCCCCTGGAAATTCTGTTGGAAGGACTAGGGTTGAGCTCAGGACTCTATGTGTTTCACAAGTACCCCAGATAATTATTGTTATCAGGAAAACATGGGAAGCAATGTTTTTAAAGTTAGATAGCCCTGACTTCACATCTCAGCTCTGAGATTTACTGGGTGTATCAGATTCAGGTTGAAATGATTTCCCAAAATGCTGAGGGTCTTCTTACTCCAGGAGTTACTTTGAAAATGGTAGCAGATCTCTTTGGCAAATATTAGGAGACTAACAGTAACACAAAAATATGACTTGTCTTCCTCATGGTAAACATGCTTTCTTTTTGAGAGCTTCTAGGGTCTTGACTCACATCTGCAAAATAGATACTGGACCTGATTCACTGTCACAATGGCTTCTTTCAGTTTCCTATTTGTTAATCAGTTccctatttattgagcacttcccTGTATGACAGaaaattttctaaatgttttggATGTGTCCGTGAGTAAACCAGTCAAAAATACTTACCTTTATAGAGCTACTAAGCGTCCCATTTTCCTCCTCAAGATGAAAAGTTCTGCGTGGAGGGTCTGGTTGCTGGCCCTTACTACCAGGGCCAGGAGGGGGACTATCATACTCCCTGTGGCATCCACAGTAGGAGACAGTTCTTCTTGAAAGTCacacaatgatttttaaaatatcaaatagaAAGGGTAGTCAGAGAGTGAGTGACCCAGaggttttcacacacacacacacacacacacacacacttctatcTCATAGATTAAATTCTGTGCTTATTCATGTCTACACATTTGAGCTTAATAGGAAACAGATGCAGGTGATGTTTACTGATTGCTTATGTGCTTTTCCTGCTTTCCTCCCCATCCTCCATCACTTTCCTTAAATTGATATAATTCAATACCAAATGGAGACGAAGTACCCCTTCCAGTCTCATGTGGAAATGGCTCCCTCTGGTGGATGGTGGGGAAGACAACATCTTTCTCTCCAAAAACTACTCTAATTTGGAgactttgatttttgtttttccccAAGTTAATCTTCAGctgttttttctttctcaagTGTTTAGGATTAATCTCCAAGTGCTCATACCTAATTAACACAAAGCACACAGAAAAACCCTTATCGTCAGAACAGTAGGCCCACCTATTCTGCCTCTGTATCAGATGTTGGCTATGGTTCTTTGTGGCTTTGAGACCCCTGCTGATACTGCTGATATTTAGTATTTTTCCCTGAAGGTATGTGTTTTGAGACATAATAATATTTTGGGGCATCAATTTTCTACAAGCGATGAATTCATCAGTTATTTAAAAGAACTTCAAAAGCACTAAAAATGGGACAGTTCTGCAGCTTCTGTATCCCTTCAACTGTCATCTTCACAGGGAGATAAAATCTTGAAATACTAATATTATGTCCTTGCTTCTCATCCCCTGTATGTGGCTTTTCTCCATTAGTCAGAGATTTCACTTCATGAAGAGGTTGGGTTGTAATAGCAAGAgtcaattttttaaagtttaaaaaaatccaaaatatgcTCTTAAGATTTAaagggggggtggggagggagggagggaaggagacctGAGTGGAGAAGAAAATAGAGTTTTTGTCATttcaataagaaagaaagaagaggggaAAAGCAGATCTCCTGTCGCCCCAGTTTCAAGGTACCAGAGGAGGATCAACCAGGCCAGAGAAGGGGAGCTATGAGGCTGGGCCAAGGCCTGGAGGATGTCCAAGGTGCGGGGGAACAAGGTATGGGAACCAGAGGTGACAGCCAGGAAGAGGGGCAGAGCCCCACTGGTTCCTAGGATGAGAGGGAAGCATAGAAGCTAACTTATGTTCTATTTCCACACCTGGGTCCTCTGTTAGTCTCCATTGGACAGGAATGTGGTTGCCTGATGATCCCACCGATGCAGGTATGAACCATCCACGGAGCTGGTCACACACCACATGTCCAGCACATGCTAAGACCTGGCTGAGTCTTATCTACAGATCCCAGATTCCTTCCCCCTCCACAATAACAGGCTGTTCACAGCCCCCAAACCACAGGGTGAAGGTCCTTCCCAACAACTCACTCCTTTTGCACCCTAATTTTTGAACAAGAAAATTAACCAGGAAGTGTAGGACCAGAACCAAAGGATACATCTAGTTCTCTCAGGAACCAGAAGAACAAAGGAAATGGGAAGGAGGATGGAATCCTttcccctgccccagccccagccccactttgTCCTGACCAGATGCTTTACACTTAGCCACGAGTGAGGAAAACTTGATAAAGTCTTGATAGCCTATGGTTCCCAATAATTTGGGCTCTATCCTTCACAATTCCAGCCTCCCCGACACCCAGCAATGGCATTGTGTAACATAGAAAAATGTCTAGCTACCTGAAGCTactttcttaagtttagaaaacaTTTTGAGTTTAGATAACATTCACCTACAAACTTCACTGACAGGAGAGTTgtgaggataaaaaaaaaaaaaagcatcaagaAGAAATAAGCCATTGGATTTTATTATATATGAGAATCAGAAAAGAGTGGGTCCTGGCGAATCTACTACTTGGAACTTGATTCCCAAGTGTACAAGAGCGCTGGGGTGACATGCCTGGAGGGAGAGTCTGACAGTACTAGAGGAGGCAGTGGGGGGGAGAACCCCTGGAGGCAGTCGAGCCCTTGGAGCCCTCTCTGTGAGTAGGGTGCAGCTCTGTTCTTCTGGACCTCACTGAGCAAGAAGCTGCAAAAGGGTCTGACTTTCTGCTTGATAAATCACAAAGTAAtcaaaataaagaactcaaaaagagtTCTGAATTCTATTTAGTCAAAACATGATTTCATAGTATCATCATGAAAGAGATCCAGAACCAGAAAGAATGAACGTGGTTATTATGTTGGGTAAATTATTATGTACTAAATTTGACTGTGGTGGATATTCTATGTGGTGGAGTGAGGGATATTTGTAAAAAGTTTCAAAAGCAGGATATAGAAAATTTCTTTAATGTTctcatgggaggggagtgggcgaTACAGAGAGGTGCAGGGCAAGCAGGTACCGTAGCTGGAGCTGAGGAGGGAAATGCTTGGGGAGTTGAGAGAGGAGGTCTTAGTGACAGGACTCTTACTCTGTTCACCTTTCCTCTATGCACTGTTCAAACAAGGCTGAGAGAAGCCAGAAGGGAGAGGGTGCACGTCCATTCCAGCAGAGTCTTCGGTTTCAAGGTAGGACCCCCATGAAGGAAGGACACCAGGTTCTGCTTCCTGGCCGCTCACCTCTCACAGCTTCTCATCCAGACACCTTGGAGTGTGAAGGCCACAGGGCACCACCAGGGGGCGCATCCAGGTTCAATCTTTAATAAAAATGTAGCAATACCACAAAAAAGAGAAGCCATAGATCCAGATCATCAAACTGGCATTGAAGACCACATGCCAGCAGAAGAAAGTGGTGGCAAACGCTATGTCATTTTTGTCATCATCCATCCATTTATAGCCAGAAATTGGCTTGAACAACATAAAGCCTATCTGTACCAACCAAGAGCCTGTGATCATGTACAAAAAGGCCTTCATTGTCCATATCAGCATGGCATTGGGAGCCCAGAGCTCTGCAGTCACTACCACCGTTAGCAGGAACATGGCCTGGGTGAGCAGGATGTGAAACTGCAGTTCTACTCCTTCTGTGTCCTGCATGTGAGACACCATCAAGGGCAGAAACAGAAATATGCCCAGGGCTTGGGTGCCTTGCTCCAGAGCCACACACCTCTGGGGCATCAGGTTCTGGCTCACCATATCTGCACACCCCGTCAGGAAGAAGGTCAAATAGAGAGTGAGGTGCTGCCACTGTTTGCGGTACATAAAGTCTCTCTGGTGATACATCTTGCTGATAAGAACCAGCTGTCCATGAACGCTGTTCAACTCTTGGGCTACTAAAATGAAGGCACTTAGGATCTTCATCGGGCCAATGTAATATATCTGCCGTAGCTTTGCCCATCTTCCTCTGTCCCAAGGGCGACATGGTGGATACTGGACCCGGGAGTTGCAGATCAAGGCCCTAGAGACGAGCTGCGCCTGGTAAAGTCCATAGAGGAACAGAGACAGCCCTGGGTACAGATGACCCTCAAAGCCTCCCATGGAACTGAAGGCGGGTGAGCCCAGAGGCAGAAGCCAAATGTTCAGGGATGACCTTTCTCTCAGGGCCCTGGAGTGTGGAGGGAGCCGGGTGAAGCTTATATTGCCCACCCAGCCCACCACATCCACACACAGAAGGGAAGTGGTTGTGGAGGAGGGCCTAACTGTTGGGGTGGGTGTCTTGGTTTCCGTCCTGGCCTTCTGCTGTGGTTCACTGATAACCACCTAACCGTTGACAATGAAATGAGCACGTCCTCCAGCACAAGGCCTGGGCCTCTGCATGGCCGAATCCTCTGCAGAAGGGCCCTCCTTGCCTCTGCACCCGCTGTCCTTGATCCCAGTGCTACCTTCTTTACTCCCCTCCTCTTAAGTCTGTTCAGGCTACAAAATAATAGATACTATCAATGATACCAGTATCAAAATACCACAAACCATGTAGCTTATAAACCACAGAAGTTTAtttctcacatttctggaggctggaagtccaagatcaagatgcCAGCAGATTTG contains:
- the LOC143412140 gene encoding transmembrane epididymal protein 1-like; the encoded protein is MGGFEGHLYPGLSLFLYGLYQAQLVSRALICNSRVQYPPCRPWDRGRWAKLRQIYYIGPMKILSAFILVAQELNSVHGQLVLISKMYHQRDFMYRKQWQHLTLYLTFFLTGCADMVSQNLMPQRCVALEQGTQALGIFLFLPLMVSHMQDTEGVELQFHILLTQAMFLLTVVVTAELWAPNAMLIWTMKAFLYMITGSWLVQIGFMLFKPISGYKWMDDDKNDIAFATTFFCWHVVFNASLMIWIYGFSFLWYCYIFIKD